Genomic segment of Oncorhynchus nerka isolate Pitt River linkage group LG10, Oner_Uvic_2.0, whole genome shotgun sequence:
GATTATAACAGGCTTAGTAGCATTGATTATAACAGGCTTAGTAGCatggaataataacatactgtgtAGCATTGATTATAACAGGCTGTGAATAATTGAATATAACAGGCTTAGTAGCATGGAATAATAACACACTGTGTAGCATGGATTATAACAGGCTGTGAATAATTGAATATAACAGGCTTAGTAGCATGGAATAATAACACACTGTGTAGCATGGATTATAACAGGCTGTGAATAATTGAATATAACAGGCTTAGTAGCATGGAATAATAACACACTGTGTAGCATGGATTATAACAGGCTGTGAATAATTGAATATAACAGGCTTAGTAGCATGGAATAATAACACACTGTGTAGCATGGATTATAACAGGCTGTGAATAATTGAATATAACAGGCTTAGTAGCatggaataataacatactgtgtAGCATGGATTATAACAGGCTGTGAATAATTGAATATAACAGGCTTAGTAGCATGGAATAATAACACACTGTGTAGCATGGATTATAACAGGCTGTGAATAATTGAATATAACAGGCTTAGTAGCATGGAATAATAACACACTGTGTAGCATTGATTATAACCGGCTTAGTAGCaaggaataataacatactgtgtAGCATTGATTATAACAGGCTGTGTAGCATTAATTATAACAGGCTTAGTAGAATTGCTTATAACATACTGTGGAGCATTGGTTATAACATACTGTGGAGCATTGGTTATAACAGGCTGTGAATAATTGAATATAACAGGCTTAGTAGCATGGAATAATAACACACTGTGTAGCATTGATTATAACAGGCTGTGAATAATTGAATATAACAGGCTTAGTAGCATGGAATAATAACACACTGTGTAGCATGGATTATAACAGGCTGTGTAGCATTGATTATAACAGGCTTAGTAGCATGGAATAATAACACACTGTGTAGCATTGATTATAACCGGCTTAGTAGCaaggaataataacatactgtggCGCATTGATTATAACATACTGTGTAGCATTGATTATAACGGGCTCAGTAGCATTGGTTATAACATACTGTGGAGCATTGGTTATAACATACTGTGGAGCATTGGTTATAACATACTGTGGAGCATTGATTATAACAGGCTTAGTAGCATTGATTATAACAGGCTGTGTAGCATTGATTATAACATACTGTGGAGCATTGATTATAACATACTGTGGAGCATTGATTATAACATACTGTGGAGCATTGATTATAACATACCGTGGAGCATTGGTTATAACAATGTGGAGCATTGATTATAACATGCTGTGGAGCATTGATTATAACATGCTGTGTAGCATTGATTATAACATGCTGTGTAGCGTAATTACAGGCTCTGTGTAGCATTACAACTGGCTGTGTAGCAGTGATAACAGGCTTTATTATCTCCTCCGTAGGGTTTCTTCCTGACGGTGTCTCTGGAGTCCATACTGAAAGTGGCCAAACATGCTTCTGAGAACAACAAGCTGTTCACTCTGAACCTCTCCGCTCCCTTCATCTCTCAGTTCTTCAAAGATGCCCTCATGGAGGTCATGCCCTATGTGGACGTGCTGTTCGGCAACGagacggtacacacacacaccctcattcaTTCATTTTTCCAGTATCTAGGTacttctggagagagagagagagagacagacagactgaatggTAGAGGGACAGAGTGACGGAAAGAAAGAGACCAACGGGCAAATAGGCAGAGAAAGGGCGACAGACACAAGTAGACAGATGGGGAGCGAGAggacgatggagagagagaccgacaggcaGACGAGATAGGACGACATGGAGAaatacactgaatgtacaaaacattaggaacaccttccttttgccctcagactcaatttgtcagggcatggactctacaaggtgtcgaaagcgttccacagggatgctggcccaagttgtctccaatgtttcccacagttgtgtgaagttggctggatgtcctttgagtggtggaccgttcttggaACTGTTGAGCCTGACAAACCCAGGAGCGTTGCAGTTCATGACACCATACTCCTTTCGAAGGCACttaaaatcttttgtcttgcccattcaccctctgaatggcacgcaTAAAAattcatgtctcaaggcttaaaattccttctttaacctgtctcctcccctttagcTACACTGATATGAAGTGGGATTTAACAGGGGAcgtcagtaagggatcatagactgaccaggtgaaagttatgtcatgaaaagagcaggtgttcctaatatgttttgtacactcccgTGTAAATGGAAACAAATGGAATATTTCTGTTTTTCAGGAGGCGGCCACGTTTTCAAAAGAGCAAGGCTTTCAGGTGAGTGGACTGCGATTTgaaacacaaacacgcacactctTGTATATTAGTATAGCTTGTTTGTGACTATAGTGTGTGTTTGTAGACTGAGGACATCGAGGAGATTGCTAAGAAGGCAGAGGCTCTGCCCAAAGTCAACAAGAAGAGACCGAGAATCGTTGTCTTTACTCAGGGGAAGGACGGAACCATCATGACCAAAggtaactacacacacacgttgactgacacacacactgtcactcgcACACTGATTTGAGTGCAGAAACTAGCCTACCTTCAGCAACTCGTTGGAATTGGCCATTATGTATAaggctaaattgaaatgtttcttacacaAGAAATATGAAACaatatgcataaccatggtagcaattgaacgggaacagtttggagataatGGGAAAATTATTCAACTaaaggtgaggacacaacagttcaccggacgcaagactgaatccaaacattatactgttgattttatgtgcattttacatttaccatGCTTTTCGCCACATTTGTTGATAATGAAATCTGAAAACACTGATTCAATAACATAAGACTATTCCTGAAAAATGTGtggtaggtgcaacataagacaacTAAAattacaagggtttgagtgagaggactaactggtgtctgtctccaagtggccacacacatCGACAACGTGTGTACAGTTTCTAagcaatttcaatgcacttttatgactcaaagaagagtcttcaactataagATGCTTTTTTggagctctcctagctgtgcctttgaggaactagagcaagcacacgtagtgattgttttgtttggaacacaatcCTGCATCCATGCCATCAAACAATTACTGTTGTTTACGTTATCCCAAAACGGGTCCATTATAAAtcacaatctgggtcaggtgggcatcatttgaaagcgTGTTCTTTTGACTAGCTAAGTTACAAAATATgatcttacagtgttaggctttcacaaggcaattcagagaaacagatcGTAATCTTGGTGCTCCTAGAAAGGAGTTATGAGTGCATTCAGGTGCATGTGCTGCAGTGAATTTTCTTCACAATAAACAAACATGGGCTCATTCTGTTCGGAACAACCTAGAGTATGACATCATATCATCATGTATCTGTACATCAAACATGGATCATAAACattgacactgtatatgacatgagttATTTTCGGCACAGGTatggcttgcttgtatgacatcaaagcatTATTTTATTTATAATCCTCTTATTCTCCACGTCTCATCGTTCAAAATACATTGAGTCATCGCAATTTACATCATTGCCTTCACTGACAACAAAATTAATTGTGTGCAATGCTTAAATTCAGAACGGCTGTCAGTCAACacccatacagatgtaggatcttaacttgatcactcttttgttgccgTGATTTTCCTGCACAGCAAGAAATGCATACTTGTATTGTATTTTAGGTTTAAAATGGCTTCTAAAGTTAGtaatttcactttaaaatgttcaACTTGATTTGCCCAAACATGAAAATGTATTAACCCCTACAAACAATGTTTGTTAATTATAATACACATAATATTTCACAGTTCCTATTTTCCTGCAGTAGCAAATGGCTCAAATTATGATCCTATATCTGTACAGCGCTGTGAAGCGTAGAGCCAGAGTTCTGACATGTATAGCATGATACTGTACAGCCACTACATTCCAATTAAAGTGTCTATTAGTGCCCTAATTTGCCATTTTCTACCCAtataccatgtgtgtgtgtgttttgctttgccattttcaaaccgttgtgtgtgtgtgtgtgtgtgtgtgtgtgtgtgtgtgtgtgtgtgtgtgtgtgtgtgtgtgtgaaggaggtGACAAGGTGGAGACGTTCCCAGTCCTGAAGATTGACCAGAAGGACATTGTGGACACAAATGGAGCCGGAGATGCCTTTGTAGGAGGTACGTGTCcctgagtgtgtgtttgtctatgtgcaTGAACATTTTGGGTGGGATATTTGTCTGGTCCTTGGAGTTGGTCCTTGAGAAAGttgaataagtgtgtgtgtgttatgcaggATTCCTGTCAGAGTTGGTCCAGGACAAGGAGTTGGAACAGTGTGTGAAAGCAGGACACTACGCTGCCAACGTCATCATCAGACGAGCAGGATGCACCTTCCCCGAAAAACCAGACTTCCACTGATGACCTGTAACCTTAATTGCTGACCTCttacccctacccctaacccatcCACCCTTACCTTCCAACTGAATGAAACCAGGTCCCCCCTGtccttttttttctttcaaaTCCATGCCTTCATCCAATCCATCCATATATCTGTCATTGCTTTCATCCCTTCTTCCCTTGTCTTTCTGCAACCAGACTTCTGTGCCTATTCTTCTTGTCCTACGCTAGAGGATGCTCTCGGGCCACACTGCCTGATACAGCAGTATCTGTTTATACTGATGTTCAACTGCCCTCCCTAAGAACTGCTGAAGTCTACTGCCCTCTGTAAACACAGTTAGACCTTAGGTACCAACGTAATACTGCCGATTCACAGTTAACTATCAGCCTCTCAATAAACTGTCATGTTTACACACACTGCAGGATGCTGCTGGAATCCGACTGCTGTCCAGTCTTCTCCTTGGAGAGCGAGCTAAAGCCAAGTTAGTGAGTCAGGATTAGGTAACAGGTTAGGGACATGGTTAATGGGTTAGTTACAGATGGGTGAACACTGCGCATAGAAATTAGATAGGCGGTGTCATTGTGGTTTAGATTTGATCATTGTTTTCATTGATTGATGTTTTATTGTGACTGGAGGCTTATTGAAGCGGAGAAGTGTTGTTGCAGGGTAGTGTTGCTGTAAAACCAAACGGATTCCTTAACCTTAAAGCGCACAGTAAAAGTGTAAAGTTCTCTGTACACTTTGTAAATGTGTAAAGGCCTCTGTGCACTTTGTAAACGTGTCAAAGCCTCTTGAGTCATTAGTgatttttatggctgttttacAAATTATTCATATTTAAATAATGCATTTTAAAGTGCGGGTGTAGCCTGTAGATATTGGCTAATAAACACATTTCAGTTGGTCTAAAACAAAATATCATAATAGGCTTTTTATAATTTTATAAACAGCCTGTGTATAAGTCTCATAACACTCTAGGAACCTTTGTGCGAATGTTTAGTTTGTAAATGGGGAACTTGGTCTGCAGGGGCTGTGAGGCTTAGGGCAGAAGTAAGCACCTCTCATGTGTATGGTTGTTGATATCATTGAGTCTGCGTGTGGTATTGTGACTAGCTGCTTCTACAGAATACTTCACTCATTGTCCAATTGACACAGGCTAGCgataataaaaaatttaaaaaatcactgtTATGATTCAGGAAAGGATCCTATGTATCCTCGATATGAGCTGCTAACCCAAATTACCAAGGATATTTAATTAACACATTTATTTTTGTCTTAATTTCCCCAGGTAAATTGAGAACACATTTATTGATAGGTGCCATCGCCATATTGCTTTCAAAATATGAATGAAATGACAATATGGTTGATTTTTTAAAGTGTATTTACTGTGTAATAATTTAACATTATGGCAATATACACATTTAACAAAGTACAATGGAGTTGAAAATACAAGCAGTGAGCATTCAGACAAATTATTATAGTTTATTCCATTCATGTTGTTATAGTCCATCTCCTGTTTGCTTCTCTACtgatgaatgtgtgtgtttcagtgtcttAGTATGTCCTCCTGTAGTTGTATATCCAGGTCTGTCAGTTGTTTCAGGAAGCCTCGATTGGGCAGGACGTAGTGTCGACCTGTTCCCTCACTCGATCATCATATACACACAGTGCACCAAGATCTTGCCTGATTTACAGAATTGATATGCACTCACAGGCATAAATCTGAGTCAGAACTTTTTGCTCACTACCACTTCCCCTTAAACAACCACCTCTCTTGGTTACAGTGTCTACTGATCTCTCTACTCCAGGATTCCCCAACTGGTGATTTTATTTGCTCCCGAAGTTTTCTGGACACCAGTCAATCAGCTCCAAGTCATATTAATTTGGGAAATCtattccaaagtattcccacgcataatagatcTGGTATTGTGAAAAATCACTtacgtgtattaaagtagtaaaaagataagtattttttaaaataagaaaataatgtttctaaacactacatgaatgtggatgctactatGATTAGATAATGTTGAATAATGATCAATGAcaaagttagacgcacaaatgCTAATTGCAAATGTTATTGCAATGGTGAGAGGTTGGTATGTCTTGGGGGTATATTTGTGCATTTGTAGTCTTCTCACTCATTATCCACGATTCATTctggattatccgtaatcatggtaaaCATACACATTATTGTAGAATTGTTTAGAGACATATaatatacaataaaagtgactcaaaTGACACAATACCTGATTTACCATTCAAtttatattgggcacaaaatGATCTGAAACACAAACAGCAAACGATTTCAACAAATGTGTAGAAACACAAACTttatgtagtcattgcgtgctatgaatatgCGACCAAATATTTCACCtttcactactttaatacacacaagtgaatttgtcccaatacttttggtcccctaaaatgggtggTCTATGtgcaaaaagtgctgtaatttctgaCCGGTTCACCCTGACAGCCAGGTGTAAACAGAAGACTGCTGTATGGAACGTCGTTTGGTACTATATACTGCTGCAACCTAAATGCATCATCCGGGACTAGCATTCATAAGCATTAAAACCACATAAGCATGGCGGTGGAAAATGGTTTCATAAAGAAAGTAGACATATCTTGCCCAATATTTTTCACGATTTCTTGCCATTAAATCCAGTTAAGGAGGAAATCGACACCTTTGCAGCATGAATGGAGAATGTTTTGGATACCCTCCGTGGAAAGGTTTGTAAGAGTTACTTGGCAGCTGCAAACAATGCGTTTTGGACGGTAAAGACAAACGATTCAACATCGCCATCTGCCGGGGAAATGTGAAAGAGTACTCCTTTGCCCTGTAAACAAATCACAGATTGAACAAAATGATTTGGAACGTTTCTCATTCGCTGGCTATACCGATCACCAATTCAGTATATTTAAAATGAGCGGTAATTCATAACTCGCACATTCCTGAATTAACTAGTTAGTTTAATTTTGTTTGTTCGTCACTCTAAACTGACGAGATCACCTGCTAGCTATTTCGGTAACGTTAGTGTCCAACGTTAACTAACTTGGCTAGTAGGTCAATGTCAAACGTAAACACTCGTTTCATGCCTCAATGATCGAATTTTACATTCAGATCAAAGTAATTTGTTGACAAAATAAACGTTAAAGTCTTCTCCCAGGAAATGGCCAAATGAAAATTATTTGTCGTCACTCCGCACGTCACGTGACACAGAATAATCCCAGTTTTCTTCGATGAGATTTaccggcggttggcatccaatatgtTGCATTACCTTATACTtttctttaaaaataaataaacaaataccaTCTAAATAACACTAAACTCCctacataaaaaaaataataccaccctactccactatctATTTAGTTCTACCTCATGCCAACAACCTGAAAGGATGGGACATCACCCACTTAATACACCATGgaactcttctgatgtcaagtCTCACACACCCAAATACTACTCtgctgctgccaccacaaccACAATTTTCCGCGATTTAtgttccatccctgcagtacagttgataaccatggcTAAAATTGCAAAGaatccaatcttactgaaacatatataACTTGTTGCcctatccctctgtactggtacagatctactactacatcatgttatggatatgcttgtaatcattaaggactggggagtttttcagaataaaacaaaatggagttaagcacaggcaaaatcctagaggaaacctggttcagtctgcttttcatcaggcactgggagattaattcacctttcagcaggacaataacataaAACACAAAACCAAAACTACACAGTTGCTTAGCAAGaaaacagtgaatgttcctgagttacagttttgacttaaatctgcttgaaaatggcatgacttgaaaatggttgtctagcaatgttaaacaaccaatttgacagagcttgaagaattttgaaaataataatcggcaaatattgtacaatccaggtgtgcaaaaaaAGCTAATctcatcaatgttattctctcaaataatcctgataggtatcagtctggtgttctgtaatgaccttagtgatcactgttttacagcctgtgttcgtaatggctgctcagtgaaacgacctgtcctgatttgtcgcttgctaaaaaactttaatgagcaagccttccttcatgaactatCCTCTGTAAAATGGTACAGAATCACACTCTGTCGAAGttgcttggaccttcttttttgatattttcagtggtattgttaacaaacacaccgccataaagaaaatgagaattaaaaacaggttaagCCCCTGGTTCGGccatgatcttgcagagttactccacctcaaaaATTGCATTTGgtgaaaggctcggcacacgcacactcaggctgactggctcttgttcagacaaatgagaaataagtgcactcaggctatccggaaggctaaagctagttactttaaggagcagttctctctctgtgggtctaatcCCAAGAAGTTCTGAAaaatggttaaagacctggagaataaaccctcctcctcacagctacccatatcccttaatgttgatgatgtcgttgttactgacaagaaacacatggctgagctctttaatcaccatttCATTAAGTCAGGGTTCCTATTTGACTCatccatgcctccttgcccgtccaacatttcctcatctcccaccccttctaacacgactagcccc
This window contains:
- the LOC115135362 gene encoding adenosine kinase-like isoform X2, yielding MPAARPNSLFGMGNPLLDISAVVDKDFLEKYGLKPNDQILAEDKHKALFEEIVKKFKVEYHAGGATQNSIKIAQWMIQDPHKVCTFFGCIGEDKFGEILKQKADEAHVDAYYYEQTEEPTGTCAACITGDNRSLVANLAAANCYKKDKHLDLKENWKLVEKAKVYYIAGFFLTVSLESILKVAKHASENNKLFTLNLSAPFISQFFKDALMEVMPYVDVLFGNETEAATFSKEQGFQTEDIEEIAKKAEALPKVNKKRPRIVVFTQGKDGTIMTKGGDKVETFPVLKIDQKDIVDTNGAGDAFVGGFLSELVQDKELEQCVKAGHYAANVIIRRAGCTFPEKPDFH